The following is a genomic window from Gymnodinialimonas ceratoperidinii.
TTGTGTGACAGGCGATGCAACCACTTGCGCGCGCCAAATAGGCTCCGCGTCCCGCATCGCCTGAAAGCTCAATTGGCTCTGGTGCGACGCCAACAGGCCACAGGAACACTGCTCCCGCAGTCCCAGCGACGGCTAAAGCCAATACGCTTCCGAGCATCCAAACCCGCACGGGTCAATCCTCCTGCTCGACGCGATAGGATGTATGACAAGACGAACAAGTCTGTGCTGCTAAGGCAAAAACGCGGTCGACGGGCATCTGCGCCATCATTTCAGCGTCCGGTTCCACACTGTCGCCCATCATGGAACTTGCACCACCCATCATGGCACCGGCATCTGCTTGCATGCTGCCTTCCGGCATTGCGGATCCTGGAGCGTTCACCGCCGCCTGACCGAGTGCTTCAGCAACTGTTTCAAGGCGCATGGCGATGGCCGCGAAGGCCTCCCAATCTTCCCAGACGGCGGGCGTTGCCGCTGACGGAGGTCCACCGGTCCCCTCCTCAAACAGCGTTGTCATTGTCTCTCCAGCATGACTTTCAATAATGGCTGCTGCGGCGACAACGGCTTGGCTATCGTATTCGGCTTGACCTTGCATCATCGGGGTCAGAGCACGCACGGCATCCCGCATCGCCATCATGCCGTCCATCCGTTCACGTACGACGCCGGTGGCGCCTGTATGAGCCGTCGCGACGGCTACGGCCACCACACTAATTACGGTTGCGGAGATCAGTATCTTTTTCATTGGGTCTGTCCTTAGCTTTGAGTGAAATGAGTTAGGTCAAAGCGAACAGTCGAGGTGGTGGAGGGTCGTGGCAAGGCGACGTGGAGGGATATCGAGTTGTCATCCGGATCGCAGGCGATCTCGTAATGGGACGATGGCGATCGGTGTGCTGGTGTTCAGCCATAACGGCGATTAACGAGCACTCCAGGCCGGGATGGCAATGACCTCCCACCGCAATATGCTCTTGGTCTGCATGAGCGCTGGATTCTTTCTGAATTTGCTCAGACTGCTGTGAGGCAGCGACCAAGGAGGCCGATGTCAATTCTTCAGGCGTATGCGCAGCGGCCTCGCTACCAAGAAGCGCTCCCCCGACACTGATCAGCAGCGCAAGTAGCAAGATGGATTTTTGCAGGAGTGCTAGACCCCAACTTGTTATATCGCGCGGGCGCATCAGAAAATTCCGTTCTCGCGCTGCAGTTCGCGGATGTACTGCGTGATCGCCCGGACATCTGCATTGGTCAGGCCATCAATCACAGGCATATTTCCAAAGCTCCAGTGATGTGATTGCACGCCATTACGAACAGCTGAGAGAAATGAACCGTCACCGTGATGGTTTGGTTCATAGGTTATGTGGACCAAAGGTGGAGCAACGCCATTCTGCCCGGCTGCATTGATACCGTGGCAGTCTGCGCACACAGCCTCAAAAGCGACCCGTCCCAATCGCGCTTCAGACGTCAGCTCTGCTGGCAACGCGACCTCAACGATAGGTCCGTTGTCGGCAACATCGGATAAATCCGGAGGCTCCATTGAATGGCCAGCTGCAGCCGTAACATCGTTGTTTTTCCAAAGATTTGCGAGCGCCAGTCCTACTCCAATGATGACGAAAGTTGCAATTCCTAGACCTACTTTTGACATTGCTGACCTTCAGAAACAGGAGAAGAGGAGGAGAGTAAAATGACGCAAGGGTCACTTTCGCGTCTGGGCGAAGCCTTCGGGAAGTTCCGCCACGATGCGCCCGAAACCAATGGAGGCTCCATCCCCGTGTGGACCGTCAGTATTCGGCGGCGCAGCATTAAAGTTGGGTGATTGGTACTGTTCATACTGGCATCCAATGCGCGACGGAGAAACACTATCAGGTGTGCAATTTCCCACTGTGGAACGTCAATCCGTCGGCAGGTTACGTATGCGTGCTTTTTGTATCCATATGTAACGTTGACCTTCTAGTGCAGGAAGCTGTTTCGTGGACGCTATAGGTTAGTCAAACGAGGGTTCAGAATTGAGTGACGCATCTCAAGGGCGAAAGTCCAGAAACCGGTTCGCCAAGCTTGGTATGGCAGCGTGCTGCATCGTCATGATGGTTCCAATAGCACTTGTTCTTGTGAATGGTGCTGGCATCGGAGCGATTTTTTCCAACGTCGGTTTGATACTGCCTCTAGTGCTCTGTTTGGGAATGCACTTCGTAGTGCACCGTTTGATGGGGCGCTCGTGTCATGGCGACAAGGCGAAGGATCCCGCATCAACGCGGGAGCCTGAATATTATGAAGCAGATCCGCTCCCGGTCCGCGTCGACCCCTAAAGTTGGCCCGTCAGCGGATCGCTCGTTTCTGTACACCCATGCTACTGTTCTTCGTGGGCGGTTGCGGTGCCGCGTTGCAACAGTGCGACTTTCTCGATGTCACGCAAAGCACATCACGTTTACTGCAGCCAGAAAGCGCTATGGAGCAATGCGTAACTGTACAAGACCTTGGTGGCGGTGTGACCCGTATCGAGTGTGAAGACGGTCGCGAAGGGTTTGTGTTTCAGTGACATTGCCGAAGATCTATCGTGAAAGCCTATGATCGTGACCGCACGCGCCTTTCTCACGACACTCGGCCTCTCCACAATGGTGATCTTCGGGTCGTCTTTTGGAGCACTGTCGGCGACGTCTGGCGTCGAAACCAATCCGGCGGTAGATGTCACGCTTATTACTGCGGAAAACTGGATTGCCCCGGGCGCGTCTTCAATTTCTGGCGGACTGGACTTGTCCTTGGCGGAAGGCTGGAAGACCTATTGGCGCAGTCCAGGCGAGGTAGGGCTACCGCCCGAAGTGGACTTTGCAGGCTCCGACAACGTCGCTGACGTGGAGATGCTCTGGCCCGCACCCGATCGGTTCACGGCGTTCGGGATTCAGAATTTCGGCTACTCCGGTGATGTCGTTCTGCCACTCCGTATCCGGTTGGAGACCCCCGGCGAAGCCACGACCCTTGTGGCGAATGTGAGCCTTCTGGTCTGCTCCGATGTATGTGTACCGCTTGATTTTGATCTCAACATCGACTTGCCGGCCAATGATGTCGGAGGTGCGGACGCCATCGACCTCGCCTCGGCAGACCAGATCGCGCGGTTTGTCGCGCAGGTGCCAATCGAGGGACCGTCCCAGTTTGTGTCAGAAATCGACGCCTTTGTCGACGGTTCAGGAGAAACGCTGACAGTCACGGTTCAAGGCGCCGATGTATTCGAGGACCCAGATCTGTTCCCTGAAATGGCCGGCTACACGGCGTTTGGTGTCCCCGATATCCGCCTTGGTGACGGCGGAAGCTTAATCTGGGCACAGTTCCCGATCTTGACGCTGGACCCGGAGGCGCGTGATGTAACGATCACGCTAACGGACGGTGATAGGGCCGCCACGCTGGCCGCAACGCTACTAGACGCGCCGATCCCGGCA
Proteins encoded in this region:
- a CDS encoding c-type cytochrome, which gives rise to MKKILISATVISVVAVAVATAHTGATGVVRERMDGMMAMRDAVRALTPMMQGQAEYDSQAVVAAAAIIESHAGETMTTLFEEGTGGPPSAATPAVWEDWEAFAAIAMRLETVAEALGQAAVNAPGSAMPEGSMQADAGAMMGGASSMMGDSVEPDAEMMAQMPVDRVFALAAQTCSSCHTSYRVEQED
- a CDS encoding c-type cytochrome; the encoded protein is MSKVGLGIATFVIIGVGLALANLWKNNDVTAAAGHSMEPPDLSDVADNGPIVEVALPAELTSEARLGRVAFEAVCADCHGINAAGQNGVAPPLVHITYEPNHHGDGSFLSAVRNGVQSHHWSFGNMPVIDGLTNADVRAITQYIRELQRENGIF